From Antennarius striatus isolate MH-2024 chromosome 9, ASM4005453v1, whole genome shotgun sequence, one genomic window encodes:
- the afp4 gene encoding antifreeze protein type IV, which translates to MKVSLVFLLLAVAYGTEAMSVERRDIQAGVDRITKLVQDISASLTDTTKDMMEKMKTSEVASTAQNYMEGSKARVQPLVEKVQAGAARLQAQLRPLIANVNAHVKPLTDMVETFFQQMMKHTQALMPPQ; encoded by the exons ATGAAGGTCTCCCTTGTCTTCCTCCTGCTGGCCGTTGCTTACG GCACCGAGGCCATGTCCGTGGAGAGGCGTGACATCCAGGCCGGGGTGGACAGGATCACCAAGCTGGTCCAGGACATCTCTGCCAGTCTCACCGACACCACCAAGGACAtgatggagaagatgaagacgtCTGAGGTGGCCAGCACTGCTCA GAATTACATGGAGGGCAGCAAGGCCAGGGTGCAGCCTCTGGTTGAGAAGGTGCAGGCGGGGGCCGCGCGTCTGCAGGCGCAGCTCCGGCCCCTCATCGCCAAC GTCAACGCTCACGTCAAACCCCTGACCGACATGGTGGAGACGTTCTTCCAGCAGATGATGAAGCACACCCAAGCCCTGATGCCCCCCCAGTGA